A stretch of Leucobacter aridicollis DNA encodes these proteins:
- a CDS encoding acyl-CoA thioesterase, with translation MFETIIHPRVSETDAVGHINNTVVPVWFEAGRRDFFAIFGPPEDFSQWRMIVAGFTVNFEHELTYPAPVTVRTWVERVGNSSLTLHEELHQHGTRCATGRTTYVNVNPATKRSEPLSDAVRLELARHQFDGDHAQHESTAHP, from the coding sequence GTGTTCGAGACAATCATTCACCCGCGCGTCTCCGAGACGGACGCGGTCGGGCACATCAATAACACGGTGGTGCCCGTCTGGTTCGAGGCCGGCCGGCGCGACTTCTTCGCCATCTTCGGCCCGCCGGAGGACTTCTCGCAGTGGCGCATGATCGTCGCGGGCTTCACTGTCAACTTCGAGCACGAGCTCACCTATCCCGCGCCAGTCACGGTGCGCACGTGGGTCGAACGGGTCGGAAACTCGTCGCTCACGCTGCACGAGGAACTCCACCAGCACGGCACGCGCTGCGCCACCGGCCGCACGACGTACGTCAACGTGAACCCAGCAACCAAGCGTTCGGAACCGCTCTCCGACGCCGTCCGGTTGGAGCTCGCCAGACACCAGTTCGACGGTGACCACGCTCAGCACGAGAGCACGGCACACCCATGA
- a CDS encoding glycerol-3-phosphate dehydrogenase/oxidase, giving the protein MFDTLPGDLNRASRARALAHLAEREVDVLVIGGGITGAGIALDAATRGLSTALVEARDLASGTSGFSSKLVHGGLRYLAQGDVALAWESAVEREALMRRIAPHLVTPRAFLVPRFAHDRAARAHGGGPAAAGPLDGRLGDALSETGIRIADALRAASGLPGRVLPKPQRVSAREALLLAPALRERGLRGGLVYWDGAVEDDTRLVIALARTAARHGAHIATGCRVVRATDREAWIAAYADELRVRARTVINATGVWAAELAPGVELAPSRGTHLVFRSEIFGMPRAVLTAPVPGHFGRYVFVLPQANGLSYLGLTDEPAPGADGYAPGVPDDDIDFLLGVASESLAVPLTRADVLSAFSGLRPLIRAVTSHRGDAERPSAAASRQHLVLDAPGAPITVTGGKLTVYRKMAEDAVDAALRRLGEDPAVRPAVTKRVPVLGSPGSEHGPRGAAAARHRPTPESARRACARAAAAIWPVADAGETVDRLARVYGWEAERVAALAAADPDLAAEASPGSGITLAELAFGILAEGAATPADLLARRTRLALDPRVAAAAETAAGDLIERLA; this is encoded by the coding sequence ATGTTCGACACACTCCCCGGAGACCTGAACCGAGCAAGTCGCGCCCGCGCGCTTGCGCACCTCGCCGAACGCGAGGTGGACGTGCTCGTCATCGGCGGCGGGATCACCGGCGCGGGCATCGCGCTCGACGCCGCGACCCGCGGGCTCTCGACCGCGCTCGTCGAGGCGAGGGACCTCGCGAGCGGCACGAGCGGCTTCAGCTCGAAGCTCGTGCACGGCGGGCTGCGCTACCTCGCGCAGGGCGACGTCGCACTCGCCTGGGAGTCCGCGGTCGAGCGGGAGGCGCTCATGCGGCGCATCGCCCCGCACCTCGTGACTCCTCGCGCGTTCCTCGTGCCGCGATTCGCACACGACCGCGCCGCACGCGCGCACGGCGGCGGCCCCGCGGCTGCCGGCCCGCTCGACGGCAGGCTCGGCGACGCGCTCTCGGAGACCGGGATCAGGATCGCCGACGCCCTGCGCGCCGCGAGCGGGCTCCCCGGGCGCGTCCTCCCGAAGCCGCAGCGCGTGAGCGCGCGCGAGGCGCTGCTGCTCGCCCCGGCGCTCCGCGAGCGCGGGCTGCGCGGCGGTCTCGTGTACTGGGACGGCGCCGTCGAGGACGACACCCGGCTCGTCATCGCGCTCGCCCGCACGGCCGCCAGGCACGGCGCGCACATCGCGACCGGGTGCCGCGTGGTCCGGGCGACCGACCGGGAGGCGTGGATCGCGGCCTACGCCGACGAGCTCCGTGTCCGGGCGCGCACGGTCATCAACGCGACGGGCGTCTGGGCTGCGGAGCTCGCGCCCGGGGTGGAGCTCGCGCCGAGCCGGGGCACCCACCTCGTGTTCCGCTCGGAGATCTTCGGAATGCCACGCGCGGTGCTCACCGCCCCGGTGCCGGGCCACTTCGGCAGGTACGTGTTCGTGCTGCCGCAGGCGAACGGGCTCAGCTACCTCGGGCTGACCGACGAGCCGGCGCCTGGCGCCGACGGCTACGCGCCCGGCGTGCCTGACGACGACATCGACTTCCTGCTCGGGGTCGCGAGCGAGTCGCTCGCCGTCCCGCTCACGCGCGCCGACGTGCTGAGCGCGTTCTCGGGCCTGCGCCCCCTCATCCGCGCCGTCACGAGCCACCGCGGGGACGCCGAACGGCCGTCCGCCGCCGCATCGCGCCAGCACCTCGTGCTCGACGCCCCTGGCGCGCCCATCACCGTCACGGGCGGCAAGCTCACCGTGTACCGCAAGATGGCGGAGGACGCCGTCGACGCCGCGCTCCGCCGGCTCGGCGAGGATCCCGCGGTTCGGCCGGCGGTCACGAAACGCGTGCCCGTGCTCGGGTCGCCGGGGTCCGAGCATGGCCCGCGCGGCGCGGCCGCCGCACGACACCGCCCGACGCCGGAGAGCGCCCGGCGCGCGTGCGCCCGGGCTGCGGCCGCGATCTGGCCCGTCGCCGACGCGGGCGAGACGGTCGACAGGCTCGCCCGCGTCTACGGCTGGGAGGCCGAACGCGTCGCGGCGCTCGCGGCAGCCGATCCAGACCTCGCTGCGGAGGCGAGCCCCGGCTCGGGGATCACGCTCGCGGAACTCGCCTTCGGGATCCTCGCCGAGGGCGCCGCCACCCCGGCGGACCTGCTCGCGCGCCGCACCAGGCTCGCGCTCGACCCGAGGGTCGCGGCAGCCGCCGAGACGGCGGCGGGTGACCTCATCGAGCGGCTCGCGTAG
- a CDS encoding TetR/AcrR family transcriptional regulator gives MGAQSHRSSSVIARDEAILDAVSAGLRRYGPRKLTAQDVADTAGISRMTLYRAMGSMDNAILLTLTREFARAVAGLRAMLPTGPAATGADRLAAFLGAGARAFVESELIASVMSQQPELLEPYLSGRLGRSQELVVDAIEELRQAGLRDGSIAPSAPSSLTLLLLVRGVALGAPLVRGDAFDRSCAELAGITLAALRAGIAPVPQADGATGAAQSPPTAPVTIA, from the coding sequence ATGGGCGCACAGAGTCACAGAAGTTCTTCGGTTATCGCGCGCGACGAGGCCATCCTCGACGCGGTCTCCGCTGGGCTGCGCCGCTACGGCCCCCGAAAGCTCACCGCCCAGGACGTCGCCGACACCGCTGGGATCTCGCGGATGACGCTGTACCGGGCGATGGGCAGCATGGACAACGCGATCCTGCTCACGCTCACGCGCGAGTTCGCCCGCGCGGTCGCCGGGCTGCGCGCGATGCTCCCGACCGGGCCAGCCGCCACCGGCGCCGACAGGCTCGCGGCGTTTCTCGGCGCTGGCGCCCGCGCCTTCGTCGAATCCGAGCTCATCGCGTCGGTAATGTCCCAGCAGCCCGAGCTGCTCGAGCCGTACCTCAGCGGGCGCCTCGGCCGCAGCCAGGAACTCGTCGTGGACGCCATCGAGGAGCTCCGGCAGGCGGGGCTGCGCGACGGCTCGATCGCGCCGTCCGCCCCGTCGAGCCTCACCCTGCTGCTCCTCGTCCGCGGCGTCGCGCTCGGGGCGCCCCTCGTGCGCGGTGACGCGTTTGACCGCAGCTGCGCGGAGCTCGCGGGCATCACGCTCGCGGCGCTGCGCGCGGGCATCGCGCCCGTCCCGCAGGCCGACGGCGCGACCGGCGCCGCCCAGTCACCGCCGACCGCGCCAGTCACCATCGCATAG
- a CDS encoding FAD-binding oxidoreductase, translated as MAADITESVPVSPWWGWAPPTPGGALSDGTLAVLAEHLGIDAVAARRPGVLDAAPATPPGDADVSSPALTEAEVAALGAAIPTGTMAQDPESRVAHAAGKNTVDLLRQRAGAPLALPDAVVRPGARSEIPGVLAACVAHGIAVVPFGGGSSVVGGVAPLAGDHHAVVALDLTGLAELLELNERDRTATFEAGVRGPEVERMLAERGYTLGHIPQSHQQATLGGYAATRSAGQASTGYGAIAELITAIRIDTPTGPLALGGRAPASAAGPDLRHVVIGSEGTLGVITEVTVAVTPKPTAKAYGAWAFPSFEAGAEAVRALVQDGAAGDAPDVCRLSDEEETALTLAQSGGRQVELLRRWLRSRGIETPALLLGVWEGSGAEPKARLKRARRILRAHGGVSATSAPAAAWDRGRFSSPRLRDELLTIGVLVDTLETAATWTRLADTHTAVAAAIRGALESGPQGAVASAVQGHVSHVYRTGASLYYTFIAKAEDDPIAQYERVKRAANAAILAAGATITHHHAVGTEHAAELPAEIGEQGVRILRAVKRELDPTGIMNPGKLI; from the coding sequence ATGGCTGCCGATATTACCGAGAGCGTCCCCGTATCGCCGTGGTGGGGCTGGGCGCCACCGACGCCAGGCGGAGCCCTGAGCGACGGCACGCTCGCCGTGCTCGCCGAACACCTTGGGATCGACGCGGTCGCCGCGCGCCGCCCCGGCGTGCTCGATGCAGCGCCGGCCACGCCCCCGGGCGACGCCGACGTCAGCAGCCCCGCGCTCACCGAGGCGGAGGTGGCGGCGCTCGGAGCCGCGATCCCGACAGGGACCATGGCGCAGGATCCGGAGAGCCGCGTCGCACACGCGGCCGGCAAGAACACCGTCGACCTCCTCCGCCAGCGCGCCGGGGCCCCGCTTGCGCTGCCCGACGCGGTCGTGCGGCCGGGCGCACGCTCGGAGATTCCGGGGGTGCTCGCCGCGTGCGTCGCCCACGGCATCGCCGTCGTGCCGTTCGGCGGCGGCTCCAGCGTCGTCGGGGGAGTCGCGCCGCTCGCGGGCGACCACCACGCCGTCGTCGCGCTCGATCTCACGGGCCTCGCCGAGCTCCTCGAACTCAACGAACGCGACCGGACGGCGACGTTCGAGGCCGGGGTGCGCGGCCCGGAGGTCGAACGGATGCTCGCCGAGCGCGGCTATACCCTCGGGCACATCCCGCAGTCCCATCAGCAGGCGACGCTCGGCGGGTACGCGGCGACGCGCTCGGCCGGGCAGGCGTCCACGGGCTACGGGGCGATCGCGGAGCTCATCACCGCGATCCGGATCGACACGCCCACCGGCCCGCTCGCCCTCGGGGGCCGCGCTCCCGCCTCCGCGGCCGGCCCAGATCTGCGCCACGTCGTGATCGGGAGCGAAGGCACCCTCGGCGTCATCACCGAGGTTACGGTCGCCGTGACCCCGAAGCCGACAGCGAAGGCGTACGGCGCCTGGGCGTTTCCCTCGTTCGAGGCGGGCGCCGAGGCGGTCCGCGCGCTCGTCCAGGACGGCGCGGCCGGCGACGCCCCCGACGTCTGCCGCCTGAGCGACGAGGAGGAGACGGCGCTCACCCTCGCCCAGAGCGGCGGCCGCCAGGTCGAGCTGCTGCGCCGCTGGCTGCGCTCGCGCGGCATCGAGACGCCGGCGCTGCTGCTCGGCGTCTGGGAGGGGTCCGGCGCGGAACCCAAGGCCAGGCTCAAGCGTGCGCGCAGGATCCTCCGCGCGCACGGCGGCGTCTCCGCGACGAGCGCGCCCGCAGCAGCGTGGGATCGCGGCCGATTCAGCTCGCCGCGCCTCCGCGACGAGCTCCTCACCATCGGGGTGCTCGTCGACACGCTCGAGACAGCCGCGACGTGGACGCGCCTCGCCGACACGCACACGGCCGTCGCCGCAGCGATCCGCGGCGCTCTCGAATCGGGCCCGCAGGGAGCGGTCGCGAGCGCCGTGCAGGGGCACGTCTCGCACGTGTACCGCACGGGTGCATCGCTGTACTACACCTTCATCGCGAAGGCCGAGGACGACCCGATCGCGCAGTACGAGCGCGTGAAACGTGCCGCGAACGCGGCGATCCTCGCCGCCGGGGCGACAATCACCCACCACCACGCCGTCGGAACCGAGCACGCGGCCGAGCTGCCAGCTGAGATCGGGGAACAGGGCGTGCGGATCCTCCGCGCCGTCAAGCGCGAGCTCGACCCGACCGGCATCATGAACCCAGGAAAACTGATCTAG
- a CDS encoding SDR family NAD(P)-dependent oxidoreductase — MADKTDGRRVIPGATVLITGAARGMGELYARRAAREGAAKIALWDLDEDRATALAAELASPRGRVGGPDVRVYAVDVSDREAVADAAARVRDELGDPDVVVNNAGIVRGALFWEHDAERDIELTMRVNALAPMWIAREFLPAMIADRTRPKRILNIASAAGTLANPRMSVYASSKWAMIGWSESLRLELTRTDNAHVAVTTFCPSYISTGMFAGARGPLLTPIMRPQQAVQAAWSGMLKGTPMVLRPWTVKLAMALRGVLPTRAWDVLGDRVFHVYSSMDRFTGRADERGTP; from the coding sequence ATGGCAGACAAGACTGACGGGCGTCGCGTGATCCCCGGCGCAACCGTGCTCATCACCGGGGCCGCCCGCGGCATGGGCGAGCTGTATGCGCGCCGCGCCGCGCGGGAGGGCGCGGCGAAGATCGCGCTCTGGGACCTCGACGAGGATCGCGCGACCGCGCTCGCCGCCGAGCTCGCCAGCCCCCGCGGGCGCGTTGGCGGCCCAGACGTGCGCGTCTACGCCGTCGACGTGTCCGACCGTGAGGCCGTCGCCGACGCGGCAGCGCGCGTGCGCGACGAGCTCGGCGACCCGGACGTCGTCGTGAACAATGCAGGCATCGTCCGCGGTGCACTCTTCTGGGAGCACGACGCCGAACGCGACATCGAGCTGACGATGCGCGTGAACGCGCTCGCCCCGATGTGGATCGCGCGCGAGTTCCTGCCGGCGATGATCGCCGACCGGACGCGGCCCAAGCGGATCCTGAACATCGCCTCAGCCGCTGGGACGCTCGCGAACCCGCGCATGAGCGTCTACGCCTCCTCGAAGTGGGCGATGATCGGGTGGAGCGAATCGCTCAGGCTCGAGCTCACCCGCACCGACAACGCGCACGTCGCCGTGACCACGTTCTGCCCGAGCTACATCTCGACGGGCATGTTCGCGGGCGCCAGGGGTCCGCTGCTCACGCCGATCATGCGGCCGCAGCAGGCCGTGCAGGCGGCATGGAGCGGGATGCTGAAGGGCACGCCGATGGTGCTGCGGCCGTGGACCGTGAAGCTCGCGATGGCGCTGCGGGGCGTGCTCCCCACGCGGGCGTGGGACGTGCTCGGTGATCGCGTCTTCCACGTGTACTCGTCGATGGACCGGTTCACCGGGCGCGCCGACGAGCGCGGCACACCCTGA
- a CDS encoding glycerophosphodiester phosphodiesterase family protein, whose product MLHPFFAEGQTPRIFGHRGYVSAANAERGIAENSRAALAAAVDAGADYVESDCQLTADGEVVLFHDSTLERTLGDARRISTVTHAQLAELMADRGGLITLAEALTELPSIRLNVDMKSPEVATPAGTLVGSLAPDRVLISSFSDRLRLEALAAAEAAGSRPAAGAGQSAIVKILAAVAMRSSALLDRAFAGIDALQVPVKQGPVRVLSPGLLRAAHERGVEVHVWTVNEADQTRELVELGVDGIITDRTDLAVAALRG is encoded by the coding sequence ATGTTGCACCCATTCTTCGCGGAGGGGCAGACGCCCCGCATCTTCGGGCATCGCGGGTATGTGTCGGCCGCGAACGCCGAGCGCGGCATCGCCGAGAACTCGCGCGCCGCACTCGCTGCGGCAGTGGACGCGGGCGCGGACTACGTCGAGTCCGACTGCCAGCTCACGGCCGACGGCGAGGTCGTGCTGTTCCACGACAGCACCCTCGAACGAACCCTCGGCGACGCCCGGCGGATCTCGACGGTCACGCACGCGCAGCTCGCCGAGCTCATGGCCGACCGCGGGGGACTCATCACGCTCGCGGAGGCGCTCACCGAGCTCCCGTCAATCAGGCTCAACGTCGACATGAAATCCCCGGAGGTCGCGACCCCTGCCGGAACGCTTGTCGGGAGCCTCGCGCCCGACCGGGTGCTCATCAGCAGCTTCTCCGACAGGCTGCGGCTCGAGGCGCTCGCCGCAGCCGAGGCCGCAGGCTCTCGGCCCGCGGCCGGTGCCGGCCAGAGCGCCATCGTGAAGATCCTCGCGGCGGTGGCGATGCGGTCGTCCGCGCTCCTCGACCGGGCGTTTGCCGGGATCGACGCGCTGCAGGTTCCCGTCAAACAGGGGCCGGTCAGGGTGCTGAGTCCCGGCCTGCTCCGCGCGGCGCATGAGCGCGGCGTCGAAGTGCACGTCTGGACCGTCAATGAGGCCGACCAGACGCGCGAGCTCGTGGAGCTCGGCGTGGACGGCATCATCACGGACCGCACGGACCTCGCGGTCGCGGCGCTTCGCGGGTAG